A portion of the uncultured Draconibacterium sp. genome contains these proteins:
- a CDS encoding alpha-galactosidase: protein MKRIYLLTIVLLLSAAVNAQETIIPISTKDNLMLLQISPDGRLNTVYFGEPLQSEAEYAAVARSYNFGDNNGGIYNATYTTAGTWNLVEPAIEVVQSDGNTSLELKYVSHETETTSDNAVLTTIVLEDAQYQFQVKLFYKAWTNENVIEQWTEITHNQEDAVTLKKFASANLFFAGNEFYLTSYGNEWAKEMQRNEEKLTRGIKSIDSKLGTRAYLLQSPNFILSFDGKAAENNGTVVLGQLAWSSNFRYDFEVDPQGNVRFIAGINPFASEYELQPGEVFKTPGLVYVVSHKGTGEASRNLHSWARDYRVLDGNGERLTLLNNWEATYFDFDEDKLTALFKDAKELGVDLFLLDDGWFANKYPRNGDNAGLGDWQENKKKLPHGIGYLVEEATREGVKFGIWIEPEMVNPKSELYENHIDWVIRQPERPEKYFRNQLVLDLSNPEVQDFVFGVVDKLLSENPELAFIKWDCNSVIYNAHSAYLEKEGIPQTHIYIEYTKGLYNVMERVREKFPKVPIMLCSGGGGRGDYELFKYFTEFWPSDDTDPLERVFMQWNYSYFFPSIVTDCHVTDWSDLPLKYRVDVASMGKLGFDIVAHELSENDLAFAKQAVQNYHSFKDVVWHGNQYRLVSPYENDFAALMYVNDDQSRAVVFNYLSNFRYMQTASILPVKFAGLDPAKQYTVKELNVYPGRRSWIDAEKVYSGDFLMKVGINPHVTLNSTSVVLEVNEVE, encoded by the coding sequence ATGAAAAGGATATATCTGTTAACAATCGTTTTATTGCTGTCTGCTGCTGTTAATGCGCAGGAAACGATTATCCCCATTTCGACTAAAGATAACCTTATGTTACTGCAAATATCGCCCGATGGACGTTTAAATACCGTGTATTTTGGCGAACCGCTGCAAAGCGAAGCTGAATATGCCGCAGTGGCACGAAGCTATAATTTTGGCGATAACAACGGCGGAATTTACAATGCCACTTACACCACCGCCGGAACGTGGAACCTGGTGGAACCCGCAATTGAAGTAGTGCAAAGCGATGGTAATACGTCGCTGGAGCTAAAATATGTGAGCCACGAAACCGAAACAACTTCGGATAATGCGGTGCTGACAACAATTGTTTTGGAAGATGCGCAATACCAATTTCAGGTGAAGCTGTTTTACAAAGCATGGACCAACGAAAATGTGATTGAGCAGTGGACCGAGATCACGCACAACCAGGAAGATGCCGTTACGCTGAAAAAGTTTGCATCGGCGAACCTGTTTTTTGCCGGCAACGAGTTTTATCTGACCAGCTACGGTAACGAGTGGGCAAAAGAAATGCAGCGCAATGAGGAGAAATTGACCCGTGGAATAAAATCGATCGACTCGAAATTAGGTACACGTGCTTATTTGCTGCAATCGCCCAATTTTATTCTTTCGTTTGATGGCAAAGCTGCCGAGAATAACGGAACAGTGGTGTTGGGACAGCTGGCGTGGAGCTCTAACTTTCGTTACGATTTTGAGGTAGACCCGCAAGGCAACGTTCGTTTTATTGCCGGTATCAATCCGTTTGCATCGGAGTACGAATTGCAGCCGGGCGAGGTGTTTAAAACGCCCGGGTTGGTTTATGTGGTGTCGCATAAAGGTACCGGCGAAGCCAGTCGTAACCTGCACAGTTGGGCGCGCGATTACCGTGTTCTGGATGGAAATGGCGAACGCCTGACACTGCTGAACAACTGGGAAGCTACTTACTTTGATTTTGATGAGGATAAACTTACCGCATTGTTTAAAGATGCCAAAGAATTGGGTGTTGACCTGTTTTTGCTCGACGATGGCTGGTTTGCCAACAAATACCCGCGCAACGGCGATAATGCCGGTTTGGGCGACTGGCAGGAAAACAAAAAGAAACTACCGCACGGAATTGGTTACCTGGTGGAAGAAGCTACGAGAGAGGGTGTGAAATTTGGTATTTGGATTGAGCCGGAAATGGTAAATCCGAAAAGTGAATTGTACGAGAACCATATCGATTGGGTGATTCGTCAGCCGGAACGCCCCGAAAAATATTTCCGTAACCAGCTGGTTCTGGATCTGTCGAATCCCGAGGTGCAGGACTTTGTGTTTGGCGTGGTAGATAAGCTGCTGTCTGAAAATCCGGAGCTCGCATTTATTAAATGGGATTGTAATTCGGTAATTTACAATGCGCACTCGGCCTATCTGGAAAAAGAAGGTATTCCGCAAACACATATTTACATTGAATACACCAAAGGCCTGTACAATGTGATGGAGCGTGTGCGCGAGAAATTCCCGAAAGTACCGATTATGCTATGTTCGGGTGGTGGCGGCCGCGGCGATTACGAGCTGTTTAAATACTTCACCGAGTTTTGGCCCAGCGACGATACCGACCCGCTGGAGCGTGTGTTTATGCAGTGGAATTATTCGTATTTCTTCCCGTCGATTGTTACCGATTGCCACGTTACCGACTGGAGCGATCTTCCGCTGAAATACCGCGTTGATGTGGCCAGCATGGGGAAACTGGGTTTCGATATTGTGGCCCACGAGCTCAGCGAAAACGATCTGGCATTTGCGAAACAGGCGGTGCAGAATTATCACTCGTTTAAAGATGTGGTGTGGCATGGCAACCAGTATCGTTTGGTTAGTCCGTACGAAAACGACTTTGCCGCGCTGATGTATGTAAACGACGACCAGAGCAGGGCAGTGGTGTTTAACTACCTGTCGAATTTCAGGTACATGCAAACGGCATCAATTCTTCCGGTAAAATTTGCTGGTCTTGATCCTGCCAAACAATACACCGTAAAAGAACTGAACGTGTACCCGGGACGACGCTCGTGGATCGATGCAGAGAAAGTGTACTCCGGCGATTTCCTGATGAAAGTGGGTATTAATCCACATGTAACGTTGAACAGTACGAGCGTAGTGTTGGAGGTTAACGAGGTAGAATAA
- a CDS encoding DUF3124 domain-containing protein: protein MRNILVFAVMVVAAFACRNEARQLPVTKVNWEARNAAAIIPDSLETGSTYLSVYSQIYSGSQERLVDLTATISIRNPNAKETLFINTIDYYNTEGDRIRSYLSYPVFILPMETVEIIIQHNDNEGGTGANIIFDWGKTPVAADPVFEAVMISTYGQIGLSFVTQGIPLD from the coding sequence ATGAGAAATATATTGGTATTTGCAGTAATGGTAGTCGCAGCATTTGCCTGCAGAAACGAGGCCAGGCAGCTTCCGGTAACAAAAGTAAACTGGGAGGCGCGAAATGCCGCTGCCATCATCCCCGATTCGTTGGAAACAGGAAGCACATACCTGTCGGTTTATTCGCAAATCTATTCCGGCTCTCAGGAGCGTTTGGTCGATTTAACGGCTACCATAAGTATACGTAACCCGAATGCCAAAGAAACGCTGTTCATCAATACTATCGACTACTACAATACGGAAGGTGATCGTATCCGCTCCTACCTGTCGTACCCTGTTTTTATTTTACCCATGGAAACCGTTGAAATTATCATTCAGCACAATGATAACGAAGGAGGCACAGGAGCTAATATTATTTTCGACTGGGGGAAAACACCTGTTGCTGCCGACCCGGTTTTCGAGGCGGTAATGATTTCTACCTACGGACAGATCGGGCTTTCATTTGTAACGCAAGGCATTCCGTTGGATTGA
- a CDS encoding DEAD/DEAH box helicase: protein MKFEDLKLHPAILKALKDENYTEPTSIQAQAIPLVLEKHDVLGSAQTGTGKTAAFAIPIIQHLINNTRHEKGRRRIKSLVVTPTRELAIQIGDSFNAYGKYSNLQNAVIFGGVPQNPQVRQLQKGVDILVATPGRLLDLINQKHISLNDIKYFVLDEADRMLDMGFIHDINKLLKLLPKQRQSLFFSATMPTKILKLSQQILVNPKKVAVNPVSSTAETIQQEIYFTNKSDKKNLLLHILKNEELEQVLLFSRTKHGADRIVRNLRNKKIESAAIHGEKSQNQRQKALLRFKKGEIRVLVATDIAARGIDIDKLRYVINHDIPNEPETYVHRIGRCGRAGEEGVAISLCEPEENAYVKSIEKLIKLKIDVADNNPFPQTDRPMNTSEKKEFEAEKKRKRQEFFANRNKKRGNQNPGFRRKKR, encoded by the coding sequence ATGAAATTTGAAGATTTAAAATTGCATCCTGCCATACTTAAGGCATTAAAGGATGAAAACTACACGGAACCAACCTCCATTCAGGCGCAGGCAATTCCACTGGTATTAGAAAAACATGATGTTTTGGGCAGTGCACAAACCGGCACAGGTAAAACCGCGGCTTTTGCCATTCCCATTATTCAGCATTTAATAAACAATACCCGCCACGAAAAGGGCCGACGACGCATTAAATCGCTGGTGGTTACTCCTACCCGCGAGCTGGCCATACAAATTGGCGACAGTTTTAACGCTTACGGCAAATACAGCAACTTGCAAAACGCTGTTATTTTCGGTGGTGTACCGCAAAACCCGCAGGTACGACAACTGCAAAAAGGTGTTGATATTCTGGTTGCCACACCCGGACGTTTGCTCGACTTAATCAATCAGAAACATATTTCGCTGAACGATATAAAGTATTTTGTGTTAGACGAGGCCGACCGCATGCTCGACATGGGTTTTATTCACGACATTAATAAACTGCTGAAGTTATTACCCAAACAACGGCAGTCGCTGTTCTTTTCGGCCACTATGCCAACGAAAATACTGAAGCTTTCGCAACAAATATTGGTGAACCCGAAAAAGGTGGCGGTGAACCCGGTGTCGTCAACTGCCGAAACCATTCAGCAGGAAATCTATTTCACCAACAAAAGCGATAAAAAGAACCTGCTGTTGCACATTCTTAAAAATGAAGAACTGGAGCAGGTACTCCTATTTTCGAGAACCAAACATGGTGCCGACCGTATTGTACGCAACCTGCGGAATAAAAAAATCGAGAGTGCAGCTATTCATGGCGAGAAGAGTCAGAACCAACGCCAAAAAGCCTTATTGCGGTTTAAAAAAGGCGAAATACGCGTATTGGTAGCCACCGATATTGCGGCACGGGGAATTGATATTGACAAACTGCGTTATGTAATTAACCACGACATACCCAACGAGCCCGAAACCTATGTACACCGTATTGGCCGGTGTGGCCGGGCCGGCGAAGAAGGGGTGGCCATTTCGCTGTGCGAACCGGAAGAAAATGCTTATGTAAAAAGCATTGAAAAGTTGATTAAACTAAAAATCGACGTAGCCGATAACAATCCTTTTCCGCAGACCGACAGGCCGATGAACACCAGCGAAAAGAAAGAGTTTGAAGCAGAAAAAAAACGGAAACGACAGGAGTTTTTTGCCAACCGAAATAAAAAGCGCGGAAATCAAAACCCGGGATTTAGAAGGAAGAAAAGGTAA
- the yaaA gene encoding peroxide stress protein YaaA translates to MLIVISPAKSLDYKTPPVTTTYTMPDMLDESEKILPKLRKMKPKQLSELMGISASLGQLNYDRFQTWHQPFTPENAKQAVLAFSGDVFQGLDATTLNEEQLLKLQSKLRILSGLYGVLRPLDLMQPYRLEMGTKIKIQRSADLYAFWKNKITPKVQEAIDESGSKILINLASNEYYKSIDTKKLDAEIITPQFKDMKNGQYKMISFFAKKARGLMTRFIVENDIDNVDDLQAFDSDGYVYNPRLSKVGNPVFTRG, encoded by the coding sequence ATGCTAATAGTAATATCGCCGGCCAAATCGCTGGATTATAAAACACCACCGGTAACCACAACGTACACCATGCCCGACATGCTCGACGAGTCGGAAAAGATACTTCCAAAACTGCGGAAAATGAAACCCAAACAACTCTCGGAGTTAATGGGAATTTCGGCCAGCCTGGGGCAGTTGAATTACGATCGTTTTCAAACCTGGCACCAGCCTTTTACACCCGAAAATGCCAAGCAGGCTGTTCTGGCTTTTAGTGGCGACGTTTTCCAGGGACTGGATGCCACAACGCTAAATGAAGAGCAGTTGCTGAAATTACAATCGAAATTGCGAATTCTATCTGGTCTTTACGGTGTTTTGCGTCCGCTTGATTTGATGCAACCGTATCGTTTGGAGATGGGGACAAAAATAAAAATACAACGTTCGGCCGATTTATATGCTTTCTGGAAAAACAAGATTACACCAAAAGTACAGGAGGCTATTGATGAATCGGGGAGTAAGATTTTAATCAACCTGGCATCGAACGAATACTACAAAAGTATCGACACCAAAAAGCTGGATGCAGAGATTATAACGCCACAGTTTAAAGACATGAAAAACGGTCAGTACAAAATGATTTCATTTTTTGCCAAAAAGGCACGCGGACTAATGACACGTTTTATTGTTGAGAACGATATTGATAATGTAGATGATCTGCAGGCGTTTGATTCGGATGGTTATGTTTATAATCCACGTTTATCGAAGGTTGGTAATCCGGTGTTTACGCGGGGGTAA
- a CDS encoding DUF3127 domain-containing protein, translated as MALSVKGKIEQILKPESGVSRAGKEWSKQEFVIETDEQYPRTVCFTLFGDKVDLINGMSAGEEVDVSFNLESREYNGRWFHNINAWKIDKVSADGNLPEPPPEFGMDDIPPEPADDAAGDLPF; from the coding sequence ATGGCATTAAGCGTAAAAGGAAAAATTGAGCAGATTTTAAAACCTGAATCTGGTGTGAGCCGGGCAGGAAAAGAATGGAGCAAACAAGAATTTGTAATTGAAACAGACGAGCAATATCCACGAACGGTTTGTTTTACTTTGTTCGGCGACAAAGTTGATTTAATTAACGGAATGTCTGCAGGAGAGGAAGTTGATGTATCTTTTAACCTGGAATCGCGCGAATATAACGGACGCTGGTTTCACAATATTAATGCCTGGAAGATTGACAAAGTAAGTGCAGACGGTAATTTGCCTGAGCCACCACCGGAGTTTGGCATGGATGATATTCCACCCGAACCGGCAGATGATGCAGCAGGAGATCTTCCGTTTTAA
- a CDS encoding FKBP-type peptidyl-prolyl cis-trans isomerase, translated as MKNSIIYVFVVALIVAATSCQQGGPAAVKLETSADSVSYAIGVLVGANNKQQLETAPGADEMNIEAMAAAFRLASLGEEVEIAEADANALVQKFFQEASQREAQANLEEGNKFLEENKAREGVTTTESGLQYEVLTEGTGEKPGATDRVRVHYHGTLIDGTVFDSSVDRGEPAVFGVNQVIPGWTEALQLMPVGSKWKVYIPSDLAYGPRGAGGDIGPNSALIFEVELLEIVKE; from the coding sequence ATGAAGAATAGTATTATTTATGTTTTTGTAGTGGCATTGATTGTTGCTGCTACATCGTGCCAGCAAGGTGGTCCGGCAGCTGTAAAACTGGAAACCAGTGCCGACTCGGTAAGTTATGCAATTGGTGTTTTGGTTGGTGCTAATAACAAACAACAGCTGGAAACTGCTCCTGGAGCTGATGAAATGAATATTGAAGCAATGGCTGCTGCTTTCCGTTTAGCATCGTTAGGCGAAGAGGTAGAAATTGCAGAAGCTGATGCAAACGCATTGGTTCAGAAATTTTTCCAGGAAGCAAGCCAGCGTGAAGCACAGGCAAACCTTGAAGAAGGCAACAAATTTTTGGAAGAGAACAAAGCACGCGAAGGTGTAACAACTACCGAAAGCGGACTACAATACGAAGTACTTACTGAAGGTACTGGTGAAAAACCAGGTGCAACCGACAGAGTACGCGTTCACTACCACGGAACCTTAATCGATGGTACTGTTTTCGACAGCTCGGTTGACCGTGGCGAGCCTGCAGTATTTGGTGTTAACCAGGTAATTCCGGGTTGGACTGAAGCATTGCAATTAATGCCTGTTGGATCAAAATGGAAAGTTTATATCCCTTCTGATTTGGCTTACGGTCCTCGTGGAGCCGGTGGCGATATAGGTCCTAATTCAGCTCTTATTTTCGAAGTTGAACTTTTGGAGATTGTAAAAGAATAG